One Nocardioides dongkuii genomic window, CGTGCTCGCGCGGCTCGCCGACGTCGGGCTCGGCTACCTCACCATCGGCCAGCCGCTCACCACGCTCTCCGGCGGCGAGCGGCAGCGGCTCAAGCTCGCCACCCACCTGGGCGAGCAGGGCGGCGTCTACGTCCTCGACGAGCCGACCACCGGCCTGCACCTCGCGGACGTGGAGAACCTCCTCGGGATGCTCGACCGGCTCGTCGACGGCGGCAAGTCGGTGATCGTGATCGAGCACCACCAGGCGGTGATGGCGCACGCCGACTGGATCATCGACCTCGGCCCCGGCGCCGGCCACGACGGCGGCCGGGTGGTGTTCGAGGGCACGCCGGCCGCGCTGGTGGCCGACCCGCACACGCTCACGGGCCGCCACCTCGCGGCGTACGTCGGGGCGGCTACCGCGGCTCGGTGATCGTGACGTCGAACTCCGCGCCCGCGCCGTACAGCAGCAGGAAGCCGAGGTACGCCGCGCCCGCGGGGATCGGCGTCTCCTCGTCGAAGAGCGCGAAGCCGCCGGTCATCGGGGCGCAGTCCTCGTCGTAGGCGTAGACGAAGAACTCCCCGATCGGCACCGAGCCGCGGTACGTCGCGACGTGCATGCCGTCGCCCGCGCCGGCGGGGAGCTTGGTCATCCACGCGTCCACGCCGTTCGCCGACGGCAGCCCCGGGCAGGTCGCCGCCCAGGACAGCTCGGTCACGCCGGGCCGGTAGGGGTCGAGCCCGAGCAGCGACCCCTGGGCGGGGTTGCCGACCGCGACCGAGCCGTGCGAGGTGACCGGCTTGTCGGGCTTGGGCTGCTTCGGCGTGATCCCCTTCGCGGTGCCGAAGGCCTGCACCTCCGCGACGACGGCGGTGGACGCGCTCTCCGCGGTCGAGCCGAGCACGGACTCCGCGACCGCCCGCACGAAGCGCGCCTCCACGGGCTTGCGCAGCCGGTAGGTCTTCAGCGCCAGGTCGGGGACGGCAGGACGCGGGCCCCGGAACCGGAACTTCGCGGCCTGGACGGTGCGCCACTTCTTGCCGTCCTTCGAGGTCTGCACCAGGACGTTGCGCGCCGCCGCGAAGCGCGGCAGACCGATCGGCTTGAGGACGCTGACCGCCACGGTGCGGATCGTGGACTTCTTCTTCAGCTTCACGGTCACCGACTGGTCCGGCCCCGAGTTGTACGGCGCGGTCCGCGCGGCGGTCTGCCAGCTGCTGGTCTCGGTGTCGTCGACGAGGTTGGACGCCGGCAGCGCCGTGGCCTGGCTGGTCGCCTTGACGACCTTGGCCCCCGACGACTGCGAGAGCAGGTTGGGTCGGAGGCGGACGGTCTTGCGGGTGACCGTGCCGGCCTTCAGCGGCACCGACAGCCGCTGGATGCCGAAGCCCGGCGCCTGCAGGGTCAGCCGGCGGGTGCCCGGGACCATCGCGGCCGTGCCCTTGCCCTTCGTGTTCGTCACCAGGATGGGCGTGCCGCGGCCCTCGAACATCCCGCCGAGGACGCGGACGCCCTTGGCCGGCTTGCCGGTGGAGTCGTTGACCAGCGTCAGCCGCAGCACGCCGTTCTGCTTCGCGCCGGGCACGTCGAAGCCGGGCTTCGGGTCGGTGTCGGTCTCCCCCGCCGTGCGGGCGGAGACGCCCATGCCGCGCTCGGCGAACGCCTTCCAGACCAGCGCGGTGTAGCGGTCGCCGTACCGCAGCTCGGCGGCCTTCAGGATCGCGTCGCGCATGTCGAGGAACGACGGCGCGGGGGGCGAGATCGGCATCGCGTCGGTGACCAGGTGCTGGGCGATGTCGCTGGCCTTGACGTGGTCGCCGCCGACGGCGCCGAGGATCTTCTCGCGCAGCGTCCACAGGGTGGCGGTCCAGATCTCGCCGTCCGAGTGCACCTCCGGCCCGGACATGTCGTAGCCGTAGTCGCCGTACGTCGCCGGGCTGGTGGCGTAGTTCCAGTTGCGGATGCCGCGCTGCGGGTCGCCGACGTACGGCGCGGTCACGGCGGTGCGGGTCAGGCCGCGGCGGAACAGGTCGTTCATCGCGTACCAGTCGCCCCAGCCCTCCCCCATCGCCCCGGACTGGACGGTGCCGAGCGAGCCGAGCCCGCCGCCCCCGACGTACCGGTTGGAGAGGCCGTGGACGTACTCGTGCTCGATGATGCTGGCGTCGAAGTCGCCGTCCCGCGCGGGTGCCTCGAAGACGTCGTCGGAGTACTCCCAGAGGTACATGTTCGTGAACGCCGGGATGCCGTCCGGGAGGGTCAGCATGTTGGCGTTGTTGCGGCCGAGCGGCAGCACCGGCTCGGTCAGGTTGAGGGCGCCGGACTGCGCGCCGCCCATGATCGGGTCGCCGCCGAGACCCAGGCCGTCGGCACCGTTGTTGACCAGCTGGAAGTTGCCGGCGGTCTCGGTGAAGCCGAACTCGTAGAGCTCGTCGTGGATCCGGTTGTGGTGGTAGAAGAGGTTGGTCGCGGCGGCGTTGGCGTCGGCGATGTAGGAGCCGGTGGCGCCGTTGGACGTCGCCCAGGAGTCCGGGAACGGGAAGTTGAACTGGCCGGTGGGGCTGACCGGGCGGTTGTACTGGTCGGCCGCGACCAGCGGGACGGTCCAGGCGATCGCGGTGTTCGCGTTGTTGCCGAGCGTGGTGATGCCGGGCAGCCCGGCGAGACCGGTGGGGTCGAGCCAGCCCGCGGGCGACTGCTTCGTGGGGCCGAAGCTGACGATCTTCGGCTTCCCGCCCTTGGCCGCGCCGGGGTAGTTCTCGTAGACGGTGCCCTCGGAGTGCGCCACCAGCGACTTGCGCAGCAGCGGCTTGCCGGTCGTGGCGTCGGTGATCACGACCCAGGCCTCGTCGAGGCTCTTGACCACGAGGACGGCGTACGCCGCGCGCCCGCCGGTCGGCGTCGGGAAGGCGATCTTGCGGACCCGCAGCACGTCGGCGAGCGGTCCCTTGCTGAACACCTGGTAGCCGGCCTGGGTCTCCCCCGTCGCCGTCGGCGCGAGGTCGAGGCCGGGGAGCAGGTCGCCGACCGTCCTCGTGACCGCCTCGAGCGGGCTGAGGTCGAAGGAGCCGAGCAGGGACGTGCTGCGCACCGGGTTGCCGCTGTAGCTGACGACGCGGCCGTCCCGGTCGACGAGGACGGTGAGCACGCCGCCGTACCCGGACTCGACGCCGCCGAAGGTCTGGCTGAAGCTCACGACCTTCGCGCCCACCCCGGGCAGCTCGTGGTCCCGGATCAGGGCGAGGTCGGCGACGTCCGCGGAGGAGAGCCCGAAGGCGGTGGCGTGGCCGGCCAGCCAGGAGCGGGCGATGTCGACCGGCGAGCCGGCGCTCGGCCCGGCGAGGACGCCGCCGGTGCGGGCGATGGTGCGGGGCGTGCCCTCGGCGTTCCAGGTGACCGCCGCGCCCGCGATCCGCGCGACGGCGGAGCGCTGCGTCGCGGTCGGGGCCAGCGGGCGCAGGCCGGCGCGGGCGTCGAAGGCGGTGACGGGGACGCCCTCGCCCAGCGACGGGAGCAGCGCCCGGACGGTCTTGCTGAGGGGCGGCGCGGAGGAGGCGCTGGTAGCGGCGTCCGAGAGGGCCGGGGTGGCCACGAGCGCGGCGGCGAGGGTGGCGGCGAGTGCGGCGCCGCGCCGGGTGCGGAAGAGGGTCACGCCTCTGGAACGACCCACCGCGCGCCGCGTCACGGGGTCACTTCCCGGACCAGACCTCCCCCAGGTCGGTCGGGTGCCCCAGCCCGCGCAGGGCCTGGACGGCGGCGTCGACCGCCGCCAGCGTGTAGGGGACTGCCCGCCGGCCCTCGGAGATCTTGTGCATCCTGACCTGCACCTGGGTCGACGGCTCCACCTCCACGACGGTGAGGTCCACGGTGGCCCGGAACAGCCAGGTCCGAAGAGGCGGCACCACCGTGGCCAGGATCCAGTCGCCGTCGAGGAGGAACGCCCTCATGAACGTCCCGACCCGCAGCCGGGCCCGGCCGGGCTCGCGCTCGCGCTGCTTGAACTTCGCGGCCCTCAGTGTGCCCACGAGGACGTCGAGGGCCAGCTCGGGGGCCGCCGACGTCGTGAGCGTCACCGTGGGGGTGCTGTGCAGGTAGGGCTTCATCGATCCTCTGGGTCCTGGTGTCGGCTTCTGTCGGGACCCCGTGCGGGAGGGCGACCGCCTCGGGGTCAACGCATGACGACGTAGTAAAACCGGTCCTCGGGGCAGGTCGCCACGGTTTCACCGCACTCCGCCGACGCCGAGGTCGACCGCCGCCCGGTCGTGCGAGGTAGTGCGCGTGCCAAGCGAGGTGGGTCGTTCGCGTCGATCGCCAGTCGCCGGAACATCACGCCCCGAACGCCAGACCTCTCACGGTGCCGTGGCCGGGCGCAGCAGCGCGAGGTCCCGTCGGACGTAGCGCAGGTGCGCCCACTCCTCCTCCAGGATCACGCGCACGCAGTCACCGACGCTGGGATGCCAGTCGCCCCCGCCCCACGGGTTCTCGCGCTCCTCGGCGAGCAGCTCGGCCGTCGCCGTGGCGAGGAAGTCGGTCACCTGCTGCTGACGCTCGGCACGCACCGCGAGGACCTCGTCGTACGACGGCGGGTCCGCGCGGAAGACGGACATGTCGAAGCCCATCTCGCCCGCGCCGGTGAAGATCTGGCCGATCTCGTGGAACGGCTGCTGCACCCGCAGGATCCCGCCACGGAGCCAGGCGTCGGTCGCCAGGACGAGGTGCCGCAGGGTCTGGGCCAAGGACCACTCCCCCTCGACGTGGGCGTCCACCAGGTCCGACGGGGTGTCCGCCACCGTCGTCTGCCACGCGGCCTGCACGGCGACCCAGCCCTCCCGCAGGCCCTCGGGCGTCTGGGACTTCTGGAGCTCGCGGCCCGGGAACTGCCGGTTGAGCTCGGCATCGACCAGCGGGACCACGTCCACCCCGTTGACCAGGAGGCTGCCGAAGAACAGGTCGTGGCTGTCGATGTCGAGCCCGTCCACGTCGACGCCGCGCATCGTCACCCCGCTGACGTCGGAGAACCGCAGGGCGGCGCCCTTGAAGCTGGCCTGGACGAAGGTCGCACCCTCGAACTCGTTCGTGCCGGAGTAGGTCGTCATCGCCTCATCATCACCCGATGTCGGGCGAGGGCGTCGGGAGACGGCACCGCCTCGCCGGAAACGCTGCCTCTCGCCATCCTGGTAGCCGATGATGACCGCGTGCAGAGACGTCCAGCCCGCACGGCGCCGGCCACCATCGCGACAGCCGCCGCGACGCTGGCCCAGAGCGCTGCGTTGATCGTGCTCACCGTCGGCATCGCCTTCGTCATCACCGAGGCCGGCCTCTTCGATGCGATGAGCCACAGTGTGTGGATCGCGGGGCTTTGCGGTCTGCTCGTGACGGCGAATCACGAGCGCCGGCGGCAAGCGCGGGCCGAGGCCGACGCCGACGCCGACGCCGACGCGAGCTGAGCTATCCGGCCGGTCCGCCGCGCGCCGGAGCCCTTCGCTCACTCGTCTCGAGGAGGTACCGCCGTGCGAGCGTCGTGGCGACGACGACCACGACAGCGCCGGCCGCCGCGCAGAAGCCGAGCATCGTGACGCCGATGATCCACAGGCCGTCGGCGTCGGGAGCGGTCCCCCAGTCGACGGAGGCGATGAGGACCAGGCCGGTCGGTGGGCCGGCCGCAGCGGCGTACGGCGAGCCGAACCAGGCGGCTGCGACGACGATGACGAGGAAGGTGAGGCCGAGGCCGACCCCTTGCCACGTCTCGTACGGTCCGCTGCTCTGACCGGTGACCGGGTCGTCGAACCTCGGGGCGTGGAAGCCCAGCCAGGACAGCCAAGCGCTCACCGTGAGCACGGCCGTCGTCGTGGCTGTCAGGGCTGCGCGCATGATCGACCGTCTCTCGCTCGTGTCGTCCGGGCCCACGGCTCGTCCCGTGGCACACCTCCACTCTCGCGTGCGCGTGTGGCCGGCGCCTGAGCACGGATGCTCAGCTCTCGGACTCTGCGCACCGGTCAGAATGGCCGGATGCTGCTCGCCGACGTCGTCGCCACCTCCGCCACCGTGGCGGCGACCCGCTCCCGCAAGGCCAAGGTCGCGGCGATCGCGGCGCTGCTCGCGACCGCGGAGCCCGACGAGCTCGAGGTGGTCACGGCGTACGTCGGGGGCGCGCTGCTCCAGCGCCGCACCGGCCTCGGTGGGCGCGGCCTCGCTTCGCCGCCATCTCCCGCAGAGACGCCGTCGCTGTCGGTGCTCGAGGTGCACGCGGCGTTCGACGCGCTCGCGGCGCTCGAGGGACCGGGGTCGCAGGCGACCCGGTCCGCGGCGGTCGCGTCCCTCTTCGGGCGCGCGACCGACGCCGAGCAGGCCTGGCTGCGCGGGGTCGTGACCGGCGCCGTGCGACAGGGCGCCCTCGACGCGCTGGTGCAGGAGGCGGTCGCCGCGGCGGCCGGCGTACCGCTCGCGGTCGTCCGCCGCGCCGCGATGCTCGCCGGCTCGACCGTGGCGGTGGTGGGCCGGGCGTTCACCGGCGGCTCTGCCGCGCTGGCTGAGGTGGGGCTGGAGGTCGGTCGTCCGGTGCTGCCGATGCTCGCGTCGTCGGCGAAGACGGTCGCCGAGGCGGTGGCCAAGGCCGGCGGCGGCACGGTCGCCGTCGACACCAAGCTGGACGGGATCCGGATCCAGGTGCACCGCTCCGGCGACGAGGTCCGGATCGCGACGCGGTCCCTCGACGACATCACCGCCCGCCTGCCCGAGGTGGTCGAGCTCGCGCTGTCGCTCCCGGCGGAGTCGTTCGTGCTCGACGGCGAGGCGCTGGTGCTCGACGACGCCGGGCGGCCGCGCCCGTTCCAGGAAACGGCGTCGCGCACCGCGCAGGCGGCCGGCGTGCGGGTCACGCCGTACTTCTTCGACGTCCTGCACCTCGACGGCCGCGACCTGCTCACCGCGCCCGGCGACGAGCGGCTCGCCGTGCTCGAGGGGTTGGTGCCGGAGGCGTACCGCGTCCCGCGCGTGGTGACCGACGACCTCGACGCCGCCGAGTCGTTCGTCGCGGAGGTGCTCGCGGCCGGCCACGAGGGCGTCGTGGTGAAGAAGCTCGCCGCGCCGTACGACGCCGGCCGGCGCGGCGCCGCGTGGGTCAAGGTGAAGCCGGTGCACACGCTCGACCTGGTCGTGCTCGCGGTCGAGTGGGGCTCGGGCCGCCGCGAGGGGACGCTGTCCAACATCCACCTCGGCGCGCGCGACCCGGACACCGGCGGCTTCACGATGTTGGGCAAGACGTTCAAGGGGATGACCGACGAGATGCTCGCCTGGCAGACCGAGCGGTTCACCGAGCTCGCGGTCGACCGGTCGACGATGCGCGACCACTACGTCGTCCCGCTGCACCCGGTGCAGGTCGTGGAGATCGCCATCGACGGGCTGCAGCGTTCGACGCGCTACCCCGGCGGGCTCGCGCTGCGCTTCGCGCGGGTGCTGCGCTACCGCGACGACAAGACCGCCGACGAGGCGGACACGATCGAGACGGTGCGCGCGCTGGCGTGAGGTGGCGCCGGTGCGCCCGGGTCCTCACAGCGGCCGCTTGAGCCCCTCGTGGCTCGCCTCGTAGCCGAGCCGCTCGTAGAACCGATGGGCGTCGGCGCGCGTCTTGTCCGAGGTCAGCTGGGCGAGAGTCGCGCCGTGCCGCCGGCCGTACTCGTGCGCCCAGTCGAACAGGGCGGTGCCGAGCCCGGAGCCGCGCGTGCTGGGTGCGAGGCGGACCCCCTCGACCTGGAGGCGCTTCGTCCCGCCCCGCGCGAGGCCCGGGATGAGCGTCAGCTGCATCGTGCCGACGACGTCGCCTCCCTCGTCACGGACGGCGAGGAGCAGCTGGTTGGGGTCCCGGTCGATCTCGCCGAAGGCCGCCAGGTAGGGCGCCAGGTCGGCCGACTCCCGCTGCGCCCCCAGGACGTCGTCGGCCAGCAGGGCCACCAGGGCGGCGACGTCGGACTCCGTAGCGCGAGCGACCTCGTACCGCCGTCCGTCCACCGAGAGTGTCGTCACGAGGACCCCTCGTCAGCGCGCGCTGAGCTGGACCGAGACCCGGCCGGCCTCGACGTGCCAGCGCTGGTCCAGGTCGACGTTCTCCAGCAGCCGCCGGTCGTGGGAGACGAGCAGCAGCGCCCCGTCGTACGCCGCCAGCGCCTGCTCGAGCTGCTCGATCGCGGGCAGGTCGAGGTGGTTGGTCGGCTCGTCGAGGACGAGCAGGTTGACGCCGCGCGCCTGGAGCAGCGCGAGCGCGGCGCGGGTGCGCTCCCCCGGCGAGAGCCGCCCGACCAGCGAGCCCACCTGGTCGGCCTTGAGCCCGAACTTCGCGAGCAGCGTCCGCACCTCGGCCGGCGTCTGGTCGGGTACGACGGCCTCGAACGCGTCGCCGAGGGTGCGGTCCTCGGGCAGCCCGGTGCGCGCCTGGTCGATCTCGCCGACCGCGACCGACGCACCCAGCGAGGCGGAGCCGGCGTCGGGGCGCTCGTGGCCCAGCAGCAGCCGCAGCAAGGTCGTCTTGCCGGCGCCGTTGGGCCCGGTGATGCCGATCCGCTCCCCCGCGTTCACCTGCAGCGACAGCGGGCCGGCGGTGAAGTCGCCCCGGCGCAGCACGGCCTCGTTGAGCGTCGCGACGACGCTCGAGGACCGCGGCGCGGCCGCGATGCTGAACTGCAGCGCCCACTCCTTGCGCGGCTCCTCCACCTCGTCGAGGCGGGCGATCCGGGACTCCATCTGGCGCACCTTCTGCCCCTGCTTCTCCGACGACTCGGTCTGGGCACGGCGACGGATCTTGTCGTTGTCGGGGCTCTTCTTCATCGCGTTGCGCACCCCCTGCGAGCTCCACTCGCGCTGGGTGCGGGCCCGCCCGACGAGGTCCGCCTTCTTGTCGGCGAACTCCTCGTACGCCTCCCGCGCGTGCCGCCGGGCCACGGCGCGGGCGTCGAGGTAGGCGTCGTACCCGCCGTCGTAGACCGACACCTGGTGCTGTGCGAGGTCCAGCTCGACGACCCGGGTGACGCACCGCGCCAGGAACTCGCGGTCGTGGGAGACCAGCACCACGCCGCTGCGCAGCCCGCGGACGAACGATTCCAGCCGCTCCAGCCCGTCGAGGTCGAGGTCGTTGGTGGGCTCGTCGAGCAGCACCACGTCGAAGCGGCTCAGCAGCAGCGCGGCCAGCGCGGCGCGCGCGGCCTGGCCTCCGGAGAGCGAGGTCATCAGCGCGTCCGGGCCGACGTCCAGGCCGAGGTCGGCGAGCACGGGCGGCAGCCGGTCCTCGAGGTCCGCGGCGCCGCTCGCGAGCCAGTGGTCCAGGGCGACGGCGTACGCGTCGTCGACGCCGGGTACGTCGCTGCCCAGCGCCGCGGCAGCCGCCTCCATCGCCTCGGTGGCGGCGGTCGCGCCGGTACGGCGCGCGACGTACGCCGCCACCGTCTCGCCGGGCACCCGGTCGTGCTCCTGCGGCAGCCAGCCGACGAACGCGTCGGCGGGCGCCCGCGACACCGACCCGGCCATCGGCTCTGCGGCCCCGGCGAGCAGCCGGAGCAGCGTGGACTTGCCGGCGCCATTGGCCCCGACGACGCCCACCACGTCCCCGGGCGCCACGGTCAGGTCGAGGGACTCGAAGAGGATGCGGTGGCCGTGGCCGCCGGCCAGGTCCTTGGCCACCAACGTCGCGCTCACCGGGTGAGCCTATGAGCGTCAGCCAGCAGTCCCGGTGTCGGCCCCTGTGTCCGTCCCCGGAGGTTGAGCAGCGAAGGACGCCCTGGGGTGTCCCCGGAGGTTGAGCAGCGAAGGCGCCCTGGGGGTGTCGCCGGTGGTTGAGCAGCGAAGGCGCCCTGCGCCTGAGCGATGTCGAAACCCGGTGAGCCGAGCTGGTGCCTCGATCGAGGTGGGCGCGTTGGCTGCGGGGGACGCTCCTATGTTGCGTCAAGGGGTGATGGTGGGTTCTCGAGGCGTCGGTAGAGGTCGCGGGCGATGTAGCGCTTGAGGCATCGGCGGATCTCGCGGGGGTTCTTGCCTTCGGTGGCACGGCGGGCGGTGTAGTCGCGGGTGGGTTGGTGGCAGCGTTGCCGGGTGATGGCGATGGTGTGCAGGGCGCGGTTGAGTTGTCGGTCGCCGTGGCGGTTGAGGCGGTAGCGGTTGGTGGTTTGGCCGGAGTTGGCGGGGATGGGTGCGGCGCCGGCGAGCATCGCGAAGGCTGCTTCGGAGTGGATGCGGCCGGGGTGGGACCAGGCACACAGCACGATCGCGGCGGTGATCGGTCCGATCCCGGGTTGGTCGAGGAGGTCTGGGCGCCAGGACTTCACGATGGCGGTGATGGTCTTCTCGTAGTCGTCGGCCTCGGCCTGCAGGTGTTGGCTGCGGCGGGCCAGGGTCCGCAGTGTGGTCACGGTCGTGGTGGTCTCGAGGTCCCAGGTGGTGTGGGTGCGCATCGCGGCGGCGGTGCGGATCATCGTTTTCAGTTGCTGGCCTCGGAAGCGGCTCCGGATCTGTTCGGGGGCGGCGATGATCAGGGCGAACAGTTGCCGTTGCGCATCGCCGGCTGCCTGGATCGCTGAGCGTCGTGCGGTCACCAGGACGGCCAGGGCTTGGCGGTCGCCACCGGTGCGTGGGGTGCCGAGTCGGGGTCGGGCTAGGGCCTCGCGGGCGGCGCGGATCGCGTCGAGGGGGTCGGACTTCGCGCCGTTGCGGCGCTTGGCCCGCACGGGCCGGTCGAGCTCGATGACGACCTCGCTGCGCTCGCTGAGGACCCGGGTCAGGCCGGCGCCGTGGCTGCCGGTTCCCTCGATCGCCCAGGCACGCAGCGCGGCGTGACGCTCGGTGAACTCGATGAGCTCGGCGTAGCCCTCGCAGGTGGCCTCGACGGTGATCTCACCGAGCACTCCACCGGTACGGGCATCGACGACGGCAGCCGAGTGGGTGTGCACGTGGGTGTCGACGCCGATGACGACGTCGACTACCTCCCGCAGGTCGATCGAGTCAGTCAGACTGGTCATGCGTTCTCTCCTTGCCGGGACGGGGACGTGGTTCCGGTCCGGGACGGAGAATCGGCAGGACTGTGATGAGACACGTCGGGCGCCGCTAACGCCAGGCGGTCAAGCTCCTGATCAGGCCAGCTCCTCCGACCTGGGCCGGGGCCGACGACCACGAGCGGACAAGTCCCGAGGAAGGCACCTCTAAGTCCCCAAGGACTCGCAGGGCCAGTCTCGACAGGGGTCACGCCCGCGGCCGTCGTACCCACAGCCCATCAGTGATCAGGGCTGCAAGGAAAGACTCACAGTCTCGACAACGCTCGACCACCGGTTGCCGGAGGTTGAGCAGCGAAGGCGCCCTGGCGCCTGAGCGGTGTCGAAACCCGGTGAGCGAAGGCAGGGCCTCAATCCAGGACTCCGCGTTGGCTGCGGGGGTCTCGACAACGCTCGTCGCTGGCGCTCCTCGCTGCTCGACCACCGGTCGCCGGTCGCCGGAGGTTGAGCAGCGAAGGCGCCCTGGCGCCTGAGCGTTGTCGAAACCCGGTGAGCCGAGCTGGGGCCTCGATCGAGGTGGTGGGGACGCTGCACGGGGACGGCGTCCCTCACCGGGCTCAGTCAGAGGGACGCCATCGACGGGCCGCGGCGGTGGTACGACGTGCGTCGCACCAGGCAATCCAGGCGGTGCGCAGGCGCGGGGACTTGGCGGGCGATCCGTCGCGTCGAGCACGGAGGTCGGAGCGCAACCACTCGGGGACCTCCGCCACCTCGATCGCCGCGGTCTTGGTGAGGAGACTGCCTGTCGCCAGGGCGTGTCGCCCGCGCGCCATGGAGGTCAGACCGAGATCGGTGATGACCGGGTCGAGCCACCACCACGGGCGGCATACTGCCGCTGCCCAGTACCCGGTGAGCTCGGCCTGCGCGGCACGGCGCACGTCGTCGTCGCTCATGGGCGGCAGCACGGTCTGCGGCGGGCGTCCGAGGACGGCGAACCCATGCCGGTCGAGCTCCGCCCTCACGATTCCCGAGAGGGCGCGGTCGACGAGTGCGCCGTGCGTCCAGGTTGGATGACGGGCGACGGGGTCGAAGAGGGAGGCAGCCACGACATAGATGCACCCGAGGGATGCCTCTGCGAACCTAGCGTCCAGATCGCGATGGACGGCGACGAGAGCCGACCGGCGCTCCCCGTCGATCGGTCGGTCGACGAGAGCGACGAGGTCGAGATCGCTCACCCCGGGCCGGTGGTCACCGGTGGCTGCGGAACCGCCGACGAAGAGGTCGGTCACCCAGCCCAGGGAACGCAGGTGCCGGGCCAGGGCCTCGACCGCCGGCGGGGTGCTCACCTCGTCGATCATGCCCTCTGGACCTACCGGTCCGCGCGGTTCCACAGCCCCGAAGCGGGCTGTGGAGAGCTTCCGATCTTCGTGATCGAGTCGTGATCTATGGCCCCTGTGGAGTAGGCATCTGGGGAGCCAAAGTGTCGGTGGCGGCGGCTTGAATGGAGCCATGTCAGCAGCCACCGTCGCAGGGGTCCACCCGGTCACCGGGCTGGTCGCGCGCACCGCTGACAACGTCGCCGCGATGCGCGATGCGTGGCTGTTCTCCATGGACGCCGCCGCAGCCGGCCAGGCGTTGGTGGAGCTGGACCGGCTCCAGTCCGAGATCACCGAGCTCCAGGCCCGAGTTGCGGTCCGCGCCCAACAAGCCGGCACCGCCGAGACCACCGGCGCGACGTCGTTGGCGAACTGGCTGGCGGTCACCACGCGGCAGTCCCGCACCACCACCCACCGGTTCATGCGGCTGGCCGAGTCCTTGGATCGCGACGTGTTCGAACCGGTCCGGGTCGCGTTGTCCGAGGGCCGGGTGAACCCCGACCAGGCGCTGGTGATCACCGACGCCGTCGACGCCCTCCCCGACGACATCGAGGCCGAGACCCGAGACCGTGCCGTTGAGGTGCTGCTGGCCGAGGCCGCGCACCACGACCCGGTCCCGCTCCGCCGGCTCGGGAAGCGACTCCTCGACGTCATCGCCCCCGAGATCGGCGAGGCCCACGAAGCGAAGGTGATCGAGGCCGAGGAGGAACGTGCCCGGGCACACACCCGGTTGACGATGACCGACGACGGCCACGGCACCACCTACGGCCGGTTCCAGCTCCCCACCGCCCAAGCCCAGATGCTCAAGAAGGCCCTGCACGCCATCGCCGCACCCAGAGCCCAGACCGCGGCCCACGGCACGCTGCCCGAGCGGCGGCCCGGCCCGGAGCGGCTCGGCCAGGCGTTCTGCGAGCTCATCGAACGCATCCCCGCCGGGGTGCTCCCCGAAGCCGGTGGCGTCAACGCCACCGCCGTGGTGCTGATGGGCCTCGAGACGTTCCGCGGCGGACACGGCGTCGCGCACCTCGACACCGGCGCCACCATCAGCGCCGGCCAAGCCCGCCGGCTCGCGTGTGAGGCCGGGATCATCCCCGCCGTCCTCGGCGGACCCAGCCAGGTCCTCGACCTCGGCCGGACCCGCCGGTTCCACACCAAGTCCCAACGCATCGCGCTCGCGATCAGGGACGGTGGGTGCACCGCCGAAGGCTGCGACTGGCCACCCGGGATGTGCCATGCCCACCACGACCCGGCCTGGTGCCAAGGCGGAGTCACCGACATCGACCACGCCAGATTGTTGTGTCCGAAACACCATGCCCGCGCCCACGACCCGGCGTACACCAGCAGCCCACGTCCCGACGGCAAGATCACCTTCCACCGACGGACGTAGGCCGGCGGGCGGGGCGGTCAGGCGGCCGGACCCTCCACGGCGTCGGCCGCCGGGTCGATGAAGAAGTTGTCGCGGAACAGGCCGGTGGGGTCGTAGCGCCGCTTGAGGTCGCGGAGCCGGGCGAGGTGCGCGGGCGGGAAGGCGCGCTCGAGCCACTGCTGTCCGGTGCCGGTCTCGAAGCTCAGG contains:
- a CDS encoding ABC-F family ATP-binding cassette domain-containing protein — encoded protein: MSATLVAKDLAGGHGHRILFESLDLTVAPGDVVGVVGANGAGKSTLLRLLAGAAEPMAGSVSRAPADAFVGWLPQEHDRVPGETVAAYVARRTGATAATEAMEAAAAALGSDVPGVDDAYAVALDHWLASGAADLEDRLPPVLADLGLDVGPDALMTSLSGGQAARAALAALLLSRFDVVLLDEPTNDLDLDGLERLESFVRGLRSGVVLVSHDREFLARCVTRVVELDLAQHQVSVYDGGYDAYLDARAVARRHAREAYEEFADKKADLVGRARTQREWSSQGVRNAMKKSPDNDKIRRRAQTESSEKQGQKVRQMESRIARLDEVEEPRKEWALQFSIAAAPRSSSVVATLNEAVLRRGDFTAGPLSLQVNAGERIGITGPNGAGKTTLLRLLLGHERPDAGSASLGASVAVGEIDQARTGLPEDRTLGDAFEAVVPDQTPAEVRTLLAKFGLKADQVGSLVGRLSPGERTRAALALLQARGVNLLVLDEPTNHLDLPAIEQLEQALAAYDGALLLVSHDRRLLENVDLDQRWHVEAGRVSVQLSAR
- a CDS encoding HNH endonuclease signature motif containing protein produces the protein MSAATVAGVHPVTGLVARTADNVAAMRDAWLFSMDAAAAGQALVELDRLQSEITELQARVAVRAQQAGTAETTGATSLANWLAVTTRQSRTTTHRFMRLAESLDRDVFEPVRVALSEGRVNPDQALVITDAVDALPDDIEAETRDRAVEVLLAEAAHHDPVPLRRLGKRLLDVIAPEIGEAHEAKVIEAEEERARAHTRLTMTDDGHGTTYGRFQLPTAQAQMLKKALHAIAAPRAQTAAHGTLPERRPGPERLGQAFCELIERIPAGVLPEAGGVNATAVVLMGLETFRGGHGVAHLDTGATISAGQARRLACEAGIIPAVLGGPSQVLDLGRTRRFHTKSQRIALAIRDGGCTAEGCDWPPGMCHAHHDPAWCQGGVTDIDHARLLCPKHHARAHDPAYTSSPRPDGKITFHRRT
- a CDS encoding IS110 family transposase; this encodes MTSLTDSIDLREVVDVVIGVDTHVHTHSAAVVDARTGGVLGEITVEATCEGYAELIEFTERHAALRAWAIEGTGSHGAGLTRVLSERSEVVIELDRPVRAKRRNGAKSDPLDAIRAAREALARPRLGTPRTGGDRQALAVLVTARRSAIQAAGDAQRQLFALIIAAPEQIRSRFRGQQLKTMIRTAAAMRTHTTWDLETTTTVTTLRTLARRSQHLQAEADDYEKTITAIVKSWRPDLLDQPGIGPITAAIVLCAWSHPGRIHSEAAFAMLAGAAPIPANSGQTTNRYRLNRHGDRQLNRALHTIAITRQRCHQPTRDYTARRATEGKNPREIRRCLKRYIARDLYRRLENPPSPLDAT
- a CDS encoding nucleotidyltransferase domain-containing protein — translated: MIDEVSTPPAVEALARHLRSLGWVTDLFVGGSAATGDHRPGVSDLDLVALVDRPIDGERRSALVAVHRDLDARFAEASLGCIYVVAASLFDPVARHPTWTHGALVDRALSGIVRAELDRHGFAVLGRPPQTVLPPMSDDDVRRAAQAELTGYWAAAVCRPWWWLDPVITDLGLTSMARGRHALATGSLLTKTAAIEVAEVPEWLRSDLRARRDGSPAKSPRLRTAWIAWCDARRTTAAARRWRPSD